In the Helianthus annuus cultivar XRQ/B chromosome 11, HanXRQr2.0-SUNRISE, whole genome shotgun sequence genome, one interval contains:
- the LOC110888415 gene encoding zinc finger protein ZAT18, translating into MTGTRQHEKDSVEAFVRANARMIVQHAGENPTTSNQRLYKCKDCNKEYDTFQALGGHRASHRAPKPETPAGGVSGEESGETHSKPKLHECKICKKGFEIGQSLGGHMRKHWRRDADNSSSSCSSSTVSLSNGEVVFKYDLNLTPHENERIDGVRVEQDSSPES; encoded by the coding sequence ATGACTGGTACCCGGCAACACGAAAAGGATAGCGTCGAGGCTTTTGTCCGAGCAAACGCGCGAATGATCGTCCAACATGCTGGCGAAAATCCCACCACTTCCAACCAACGTTTGTACAAGTGCAAGGACTGCAACAAAGAGTATGACACCTTTCAAGCTCTGGGTGGCCATCGTGCCAGCCACAGGGCTCCTAAACCAGAGACCCCAGCTGGTGGGGTCTCTGGTGAGGAGTCTGGGGAAACACATTCCAAACCAAAGTTGCATGAATGCAAGATTTGTAAAAAGGGGTTTGAAATTGGGCAGTCATTGGGCGGGCACATGCGAAAGCATTGGAGGAGAGACGCGGATAATTCGAGTTCTTCGTGTTCATCGTCCACGGTTAGTCTTTCGAATGGTGAGGTGGTTTTTAAATATGATCTTAACTTGACACCTCATGAGAATGAACGAATTGATGGGGTTAGAGTAGAACAAGATTCTTCCCCAGAGTCATGA